The following is a genomic window from Anopheles aquasalis chromosome 3, idAnoAquaMG_Q_19, whole genome shotgun sequence.
ttaattcagGTTACTTTACTGATTTACATACATAATATGAATACTTTTGTTCTCTGCACCTTCTTCCTGATCCTCTCGCTTGCTCTATCGTTCAATTCCTGCGAACATTGCCGCTACCGTGCATCCATGAGATTTGTTCTGTGATTGTATAATATCGTTtataaaagggaaaatgtaGTCAGGACACACGTTTCCACATAAATCACAATTATAATCAGAAATAGCATGGTTTTTTATGTTAATCGGTTATATCTGTTTATAGTTTATCTTTTAGTGTCTATAAATATATGTATAATAAAGTGTAGAAGATTTTTTTAGCGCCTCCATTTTAAAATACTTTCATATGGGCTATGATGATTGATATCTTTTGCTATCCGGCGTTCCGCCATATCATGGATGTCCCCACTGTAGTATTACCCTTAACGGCGTAGTAGTTAATGCTGACGAATTTAGGATAATAAGAGCTAACATTACACTTTTACGCAAATGCTACATTTCGTCGATCTATGTCTTTGATCCGTTTTTGATATCATTTACTATAATGGCACTAAACACATACGTTTGCGTTGCGGACAGAAAGTTAGGTTTAATCGAAACACTCTATTCGGGCATAATCCGGCACTAGCGCGATTGCAATTTTAGTCAATCAGCGACGCATTTACTAGCCTTCCCTCTGATCGCCTGCCTCGGATTGTTGTTAGTAGTAGTGACCAACTGTAGTAGTAAGCGTAAAGCCCAAGACATAGCGCAACAGTAACGTCTCTTCAAGaaacagttttattttttttggcaagaGGCTTTGTAGTTCGTTCCAGTTCGTCAACATTCACATGGTACACGAGATGAATGGTATTGGTCGCATTGCACCATCGGAGCTAACGATCGCTTTAAAAACTTCTCTTATATTGTGTTTTACTAGTTTCTTGATTTGTTCATAAGATCATTTCCATCAgcgaatgattttttttttctagtgcTCAGTACGGACGTCGATAATATGTTTATTTGCTTACTACTTTAGTATGTGTACCGTTCACTGTGCGCAAGTAATGCGCGTTAACTGAGAGTCTATATTAATAGTTTCCGTTCTATTTTTTTCATATATTTAGACGAATCAGTTTCATTGAATAATTATTTGAAAGCCTGTCAGTAGCTGCTTTTCAATCTGCCCCTGCAATTACtaaaaccaaatgaaaaatggaaatcctaatggaaaacaataaacaacaaatctAAAACACCAAAGAACAACCTATATCACACTACCAATCACTTGTTAAACAAACCTaccagaagaaaacaaacgaataaCGGAAATTGTACCATAATACTATCTCATACTACAGTCCATGCAATAGGAACGGTCTTTGCAGAGGCTCTGCATTCATTCTGTTTTGAATACGCAGTGGTAGAGAAAAACAAAGTTTATTTGGAACGACCTCATCCAGATAAaatgcaccattttttttgtaaagtgATGCTGCAATCAATATAAAAGGGCCAAAAACGGTTGTTCGCTAATTTACTGATTTCACCGCAGATATTAAAGCCATGTTAGTTTCCTATCTTATCCTATCCAAAcaatttttacgattttataTTCATACTATTCTTGTCCGTCCTACTGGCTTGGTAATACGTCGTGAAAGGTGAAGACAATTCCTTCGTTTCGATAGTGTGTGAATAGATAAAAAATGTATAACAACTCATAACTTGCCCTGTCCAAAGCACTGCATGAATATTAAAACAATATGTACCATGAAATCAATTGTTCAATCCTGCTTCAATTAACATCATTACTATGGTATGTCTATCTTTGACTAACCGGACTACGATTTGGACTAATTATTTTACTGAAttgaaaacattcaaatatATTAACTTAAACTAAGGTCTTTCGGCTTTTTTGTTCTAACGGCCATAACGATGATGCTATCTCGGAGTTCTAAAATATTGATGagaaatttttaaacaataaataactTATTAAAATCACATAACAATTCAAGCTATTACATCCGTCAACGAAATATACTAACAATCCAGCTATATAAGATACAGCCACAAGAAGCATGCTTCCAACTTTTAAAATatcttaattgaattaatgaaTGATTTCCACATCTAGAGCCATCAAAAGATCATGGACGTATGATTTGTGCGTTCTTAAAATACAAAGGAACATCATAAACACAATATATCTTGTTTCTAATAGCCTTAGACCATAAAGAACatttaaaagcataaaatgcgatgcgatcattACTACTACTGCATTTTGTGTGACgataataaatttaatagtGTTTTACTTTCACAATCTATCCATGCATTGGATACAGTTCCGCTCATTTTGGCATTCTCGCGTTGGGCACGTTAACTGTCCCTATTTAAGGAATCGGTTTCTCTACGTATTATGAAAAATTGGTCcaaaaatcgagcaaatccCGGTGTTCCCAAGGATGCTCGGCTTCTTCAACTGACTCTGAATTCTCTGTGCATATCTGTTGTTCGTACCTCGTATCTCATTTGCAGCTTGTTATAATCATCCCTTAGAATATTACTTTTGATCGTGACTTATCAAAGGAGTAGCATTGAgtggcaggggggggggggggggggggagttgaCGTAAAAGCAAAGAACACTTCATACGGGGAACAGTGAACAATACGATAAAGCAGTTTACTTGTCTCGATTAAGATTAATTTTCCTCAGACCACCTTTGTTAAAGTTACAGATCGAGTCAAGCAAAGCGTTCCTATTACCAGTACTctgaccaccgccacctgcaACGATGTTGTCGCCAGAAATAGACTTTACTAGCTTACCTCCCGCGGAACTCGAGGTGGCTGGAATCGGTTGTTGCAGATCAGCAAACAGTTGCAACGAGCCAGGAGGTACTGCTGGTACCGGAGGGGCCGAGGGTGGCGGTTGCGGCGACGTGTTGCCTCCACTACTGTTTGCATGAGACGGTGGCGGAGACATGAGCGCCTCTTGCGGTGAGGTAATACTGTTTGCACTGTCCGACTTTACGATCACTCCTGTTGAGCTGGACAGATGCACGGTTGTCGTTATGCTCGCAGGCGGAACCGGAGGCCCATTGTTCAGTTGAAGCGAGTTCTGTGCTCGTAGTTTCGCCTGCTTCTGCTCATGTTTCTATCCAGGAGTGCATGAGGGCGTGGGATCGTATATGTTTATGCATAAGataaaggaaagcgaaagcaagaaaaagtgcaaagagcgagagcgagagcgagaacgagcgagagagagagagagagaaagaaagaaaattaaaaaaaatgattagATCAGCTCATGGCGTATAGGTACGCATTCGAAACTCACGGCTTTCTGCttgatcttctttttttcttcctcggAGGTCATCATTTCTTGTACGCGGACCAACCGTTTCTGGTTTTTCACCGAACGTTGTTCATCGCGTACACGTGCCTCGGTCTTCTGAACAGCCAGCTTCAGCTGATCTTTTGCGGTCGTAGAGAACTTTAGGTGTGGCCGTTGTACACTGATCGTGGTCGCGTAGAGATCGTTGAATTGACCCGCGTACTCACTGAAGAACGGGTGTGTCGTTAGCTGATCTAGCGTTGGAAGAGCCGACTTACAGGCGTCCCGTGAAAGTATTGACTCCAGCAGCGATTCTATGGAAGTGAAATTTTCGAAATTAACTCACACTGACGGGAAGTGTGATGCATTTACACCAAGAGCGCCACTTACTAAGGCTATCGGGACAATCGGAGATTTGACGAGCGTATGAATCCTGCAGCGGATAACCCATGCACATTTCATACAGCAGATGGCCAAATCCGTACACATCGATGGCCTCGCAGTTGTTGATCTTGCTATGCTGAACAAAAAATGGCCGATAGAATGAGGGCACTCCGAAGATGAAGTTCTCCACGTCCATCAGCTTCGCGACGCCATCTACGATTATGACGTTTCCGCAATGGACGTGCCCACAGGCCAGCCCCTTCGAGTGTAGGAATCTTATCGCTTCCAAGATTTGGCGCGCATATAAAGCTAGATCCTTCAGTGGCAGCGGTGCACGTCCCTTCGGACTGCCATACTTCGACAGGAACGGATTACAGGGTGTGGCGGAGCAGAGCACATCCTTCAAGCTACCCTGTTTGTAGAACTTTCGTATCACCAGCGCGCCACTGTCGTTGGACGCAATGTGTTCGATCGGGACGATGTAAGGATGCTGCACTCCACCGTAGTTCTTGAGCACCGTGTGTATCTCCCGATCGTCCACATACCGGTCCGGGCCGAACTCTGTCCAGCTTAGGATGAGATCGTCGCGACCGCTCTGGTCACGAGTGCTACTGTTGTAGTCCTTCTCGGTCGAAGTGGTAACGCATACCTGCGTCGTGTGCTGTTTGCCATGGGACTGTGAGCTGGATTTGATCAGATGGTGCTTGGTGGTCGAGTGGCCCGGTGAGTGCTTATTACCCTGCGGTTTATGCACCACCTTGAAGTAATGCTTCCTCAGCCGCCAACCGATTGGAC
Proteins encoded in this region:
- the LOC126575195 gene encoding PX domain-containing protein kinase-like protein isoform X4 encodes the protein MALFEQTGTTQKVTLDDTVACSCTIETAQTIDGHTEYVLRVQRGPHPENSWRILRRYNDFASLNKCLQISGIDLPFPGKKLIGNMRPDFIAERLNALQEYINQVLMNPILASSLPTKKFIDPDSYSTPFHDLALQYASMSLRTDGVYTLGQSLGPIGWRLRKHYFKVVHKPQGNKHSPGHSTTKHHLIKSSSQSHGKQHTTQVCVTTSTEKDYNSSTRDQSGRDDLILSWTEFGPDRYVDDREIHTVLKNYGGVQHPYIVPIEHIASNDSGALVIRKFYKQGSLKDVLCSATPCNPFLSKYGSPKGRAPLPLKDLALYARQILEAIRFLHSKGLACGHVHCGNVIIVDGVAKLMDVENFIFGVPSFYRPFFVQHSKINNCEAIDVYGFGHLLYEMCMGYPLQDSYARQISDCPDSLKSLLESILSRDACKSALPTLDQLTTHPFFSEYAGQFNDLYATTISVQRPHLKFSTTAKDQLKLAVQKTEARVRDEQRSVKNQKRLVRVQEMMTSEEEKKKIKQKAKHEQKQAKLRAQNSLQLNNGPPVPPASITTTVHLSSSTGVIVKSDSANSITSPQEALMSPPPSHANSSGGNTSPQPPPSAPPVPAVPPGSLQLFADLQQPIPATSSSAGEQISWMHGSGNVRRN
- the LOC126575195 gene encoding PX domain-containing protein kinase-like protein isoform X3, producing MALFEQTGTTQKVTLDDTVACSCTIETAQTIDGHTEYVLRVQRGPHPENSWRILRRYNDFASLNKCLQISGIDLPFPGKKLIGNMRPDFIAERLNALQEYINQVLMNPILASSLPTKKFIDPDSYSTPFHDLALQYASMSLRTDGVYTLGQSLGPIGWRLRKHYFKVVHKPQGNKHSPGHSTTKHHLIKSSSQSHGKQHTTQVCVTTSTEKDYNSSTRDQSGRDDLILSWTEFGPDRYVDDREIHTVLKNYGGVQHPYIVPIEHIASNDSGALVIRKFYKQGSLKDVLCSATPCNPFLSKYGSPKGRAPLPLKDLALYARQILEAIRFLHSKGLACGHVHCGNVIIVDGVAKLMDVENFIFGVPSFYRPFFVQHSKINNCEAIDVYGFGHLLYEMCMGYPLQDSYARQISDCPDSLKSLLESILSRDACKSALPTLDQLTTHPFFSEYAGQFNDLYATTISVQRPHLKFSTTAKDQLKLAVQKTEARVRDEQRSVKNQKRLVRVQEMMTSEEEKKKIKQKAKHEQKQAKLRAQNSLQLNNGPPVPPASITTTVHLSSSTGVIVKSDSANSITSPQEALMSPPPSHANSSGGNTSPQPPPSAPPVPAVPPGSLQLFADLQQPIPATSSSAGELRDSIIVMAVRTKKPKDLSLS
- the LOC126575195 gene encoding PX domain-containing protein kinase-like protein isoform X2, whose protein sequence is MALFEQTGTTQKVTLDDTVACSCTIETAQTIDGHTEYVLRVQRGPHPENSWRILRRYNDFASLNKCLQISGIDLPFPGKKLIGNMRPDFIAERLNALQEYINQVLMNPILASSLPTKKFIDPDSYSTPFHDLALQYASMSLRTDGVYTLGQSLGPIGWRLRKHYFKVVHKPQGNKHSPGHSTTKHHLIKSSSQSHGKQHTTQVCVTTSTEKDYNSSTRDQSGRDDLILSWTEFGPDRYVDDREIHTVLKNYGGVQHPYIVPIEHIASNDSGALVIRKFYKQGSLKDVLCSATPCNPFLSKYGSPKGRAPLPLKDLALYARQILEAIRFLHSKGLACGHVHCGNVIIVDGVAKLMDVENFIFGVPSFYRPFFVQHSKINNCEAIDVYGFGHLLYEMCMGYPLQDSYARQISDCPDSLKSLLESILSRDACKSALPTLDQLTTHPFFSEYAGQFNDLYATTISVQRPHLKFSTTAKDQLKLAVQKTEARVRDEQRSVKNQKRLVRVQEMMTSEEEKKKIKQKAKQAKLRAQNSLQLNNGPPVPPASITTTVHLSSSTGVIVKSDSANSITSPQEALMSPPPSHANSSGGNTSPQPPPSAPPVPAVPPGSLQLFADLQQPIPATSSSAGGKLVKSISGDNIVAGGGGQSTGNRNALLDSICNFNKGGLRKINLNRDK
- the LOC126575195 gene encoding PX domain-containing protein kinase-like protein isoform X6; translated protein: MRPDFIAERLNALQEYINQVLMNPILASSLPTKKFIDPDSYSTPFHDLALQYASMSLRTDGVYTLGQSLGPIGWRLRKHYFKVVHKPQGNKHSPGHSTTKHHLIKSSSQSHGKQHTTQVCVTTSTEKDYNSSTRDQSGRDDLILSWTEFGPDRYVDDREIHTVLKNYGGVQHPYIVPIEHIASNDSGALVIRKFYKQGSLKDVLCSATPCNPFLSKYGSPKGRAPLPLKDLALYARQILEAIRFLHSKGLACGHVHCGNVIIVDGVAKLMDVENFIFGVPSFYRPFFVQHSKINNCEAIDVYGFGHLLYEMCMGYPLQDSYARQISDCPDSLKSLLESILSRDACKSALPTLDQLTTHPFFSEYAGQFNDLYATTISVQRPHLKFSTTAKDQLKLAVQKTEARVRDEQRSVKNQKRLVRVQEMMTSEEEKKKIKQKAKHEQKQAKLRAQNSLQLNNGPPVPPASITTTVHLSSSTGVIVKSDSANSITSPQEALMSPPPSHANSSGGNTSPQPPPSAPPVPAVPPGSLQLFADLQQPIPATSSSAGGKLVKSISGDNIVAGGGGQSTGNRNALLDSICNFNKGGLRKINLNRDK
- the LOC126575195 gene encoding PX domain-containing protein kinase-like protein isoform X1; the encoded protein is MALFEQTGTTQKVTLDDTVACSCTIETAQTIDGHTEYVLRVQRGPHPENSWRILRRYNDFASLNKCLQISGIDLPFPGKKLIGNMRPDFIAERLNALQEYINQVLMNPILASSLPTKKFIDPDSYSTPFHDLALQYASMSLRTDGVYTLGQSLGPIGWRLRKHYFKVVHKPQGNKHSPGHSTTKHHLIKSSSQSHGKQHTTQVCVTTSTEKDYNSSTRDQSGRDDLILSWTEFGPDRYVDDREIHTVLKNYGGVQHPYIVPIEHIASNDSGALVIRKFYKQGSLKDVLCSATPCNPFLSKYGSPKGRAPLPLKDLALYARQILEAIRFLHSKGLACGHVHCGNVIIVDGVAKLMDVENFIFGVPSFYRPFFVQHSKINNCEAIDVYGFGHLLYEMCMGYPLQDSYARQISDCPDSLKSLLESILSRDACKSALPTLDQLTTHPFFSEYAGQFNDLYATTISVQRPHLKFSTTAKDQLKLAVQKTEARVRDEQRSVKNQKRLVRVQEMMTSEEEKKKIKQKAKHEQKQAKLRAQNSLQLNNGPPVPPASITTTVHLSSSTGVIVKSDSANSITSPQEALMSPPPSHANSSGGNTSPQPPPSAPPVPAVPPGSLQLFADLQQPIPATSSSAGGKLVKSISGDNIVAGGGGQSTGNRNALLDSICNFNKGGLRKINLNRDK
- the LOC126575195 gene encoding PX domain-containing protein kinase-like protein isoform X5 — translated: MALFEQTGTTQKVTLDDTVACSCTIETAQTIDGHTEYVLRVQRGPHPENSWRILRRYNDFASLNKCLQISGIDLPFPGKKLIGNMRPDFIAERLNALQEYINQVLMNPILASSLPTKKFIDPDSYSTPFHDLALQYASMSLRTDGVYTLGQSLGPIGWRLRKHYFKVVHKPQGNKHSPGHSTTKHHLIKSSSQSHGKQHTTQVCVTTSTEKDYNSSTRDQSGRDDLILSWTEFGPDRYVDDREIHTVLKNYGGVQHPYIVPIEHIASNDSGALVIRKFYKQGSLKDVLCSATPCNPFLSKYGSPKGRAPLPLKDLALYARQILEAIRFLHSKGLACGHVHCGNVIIVDGVAKLMDVENFIFGVPSFYRPFFVQHSKINNCEAIDVYGFGHLLYEMCMGYPLQDSYARQISDCPDSLKSLLESILSRDACKSALPTLDQLTTHPFFSEYAGQFNDLYATTISVQRPHLKFSTTAKDQLKLAVQKTEARVRDEQRSVKNQKRLVRVQEMMTSEEEKKKIKQKAKHEQKQAKLRAQNSLQLNNGPPVPPASITTTVHLSSSTGVIVKSDSANSITSPQEALMSPPPSHANSSGGNTSPQPPPSAPPVPAVPPGSLQLFADLQQPIPATSSSAGG